From the Ursus arctos isolate Adak ecotype North America unplaced genomic scaffold, UrsArc2.0 scaffold_9, whole genome shotgun sequence genome, the window CTTCCAGTATTTTGACAACCCATATGGTTGTACTGTGCGCACTAGCTAAATACCAGCCCCGAGCAGAGCGGTCCTTCTTTAGACATGTATCTTTTTTTGAAGCTTTCATGAGCACACATAGTCTCAATGAATTATGCCAGTAAGATGTAAAAgatcttccattttctttggctttgtgggagaagatggggaaactgaaaatTAATTGAGTGGGATCTACCTCTCTTGGGAAGATGACACTGGTTCAGAATGTCTGTTAAAACCCTTTTGCTAAAAAGGAAACAGATTTGAcggaccatttttttaaaagattttatttatttatttatttgacagagagagacacagccagcgagagagggaacacaagcagggggagcgggagaggaagaagcaggctcccagcggaggagcctgatgtggggctcgatcccaggactccgggatcacgccctgagccgaaggcagacgcttaacgactgagccacccaggcgccccttgactgaCCATTTCTGAGTCTTAAAACTAATCAGGGTTTTCAGCATCCCGTAGCATATTCAGATCAGTTGATTGGCAACTGGGATAGAGTGGTAGGTGACTTGTCAGCTGCTATGGAATCCAGTGTTAATTGAatgagagtgattttttttttcttctcccaacAGTGCAATATTgtcttcctactttttaaatgAGCACTTGAACATTCATGGGAAAATAGGCTGTATATTAAGTATATTGGGGTCAACTGTGATGGTTATCCATGCCCCACAAGAAGAGGAAGTCACTTCTTTGcatgaaatggaaatgaaattgaGAGACCCAGGTCTGTGATTCAACCAAAAGAAACACTCAGATTCTGTTCCACTTTCTCTCCTCATAGATGAGTTTGTAATACTGTAAAAGGCTCCCTTCAAGCCTCGTTGTGGGTTGTATGATACAGTAAGTTTTGATTGTATTACAAGTCTTCGGTAAAGGTGACACAACGTACTGGTCCATCCATGCTTGCTCTCGACACACTGAAAGGAGATGGGGATAGGAGGGGCAAAAAGCATATACGCCAACTCCAACTTTGGCCACTTTCCCCctctgaaaataaaaagtcaatCAGATGATACCTGCCGTACCTCATAGTGTTATCTGTGAAATTCAAATGATCATTTGTGAAGGTCCATTGTAAAATGGCGAGAGCCATGCAGaaaaatgttgttttgtttttgttgttttaatttaatttcacttCCCTTTCTGAAACACTTACACTCCTAACTCATGACTAACAAGATTTTCCAAAAGATATGATCCTATTAGCATTTTCTGAAGTtgaattcttttctcttccaaacaggatttatttcctttgctgtagtCATAACTGTGATCTCGTTGGTGCTGATTTTGATTGTGGCTCCCAAGAAGGGACAGACCAATATATTGGTCTACATTTCAATCTGTTCATTGATTGGagcattttcagtttcttctgtcAAGGGCCTGGGAATTGCCATTAAGGAACTGTTGGAATGGAAGCCAGTTTACAAGCATCCCCTGGTCTTTGTTTTGCTGGCTGTACTTGTGCTCTCGGTGACGACACAGATTAACTATCTCAACAAGGCACTGGACACCTTTAATACATCTCTTGTGACTCCCATTTATTATGTGTTCTTCACATCCATGGTTGTAACTTGCTCCGCCATCTTATTCCAAGAATGGTACGGCATGAAAGCTGGAGATATCATCGGGACCTTGAGCGGGTTCTTCACCATCATCAATGGCATCTTCCTTCTACATGCTTTTAAGCACACGGACATTACCTGGAGTGACCTGACTTCCACTACTCAGAAAGAAGTCCTGTCTCTGAATGGTGGTGAAGACAAGTATGTCTTACTAGAGAACACAGAATGTTCAACCCCAGGATTCAATGATGACATTACCTTGTTTAGCAAGCCTGAGGATCAAAGTCTCTAGAAACCCTGAACTTTAACCACATAAGACATTTGGAGAGGATAAATGCTTGATTTTTTGAAGAACTATTAGGAAAgctgacatttttaaagttctaactAACAATCTAGatgtgagcccccccccccccaaaacaaagccTTCCTTTTGGCCATCAaatttcaaaatcaaggtgtggatCCTCTTCCAGAAGACTtctactgtttttcatttctacaaaCTTGAAATATTCTCTAAGCACAAAAGAAGTTAGAGTTATATGAATCTCTGAGTAATCTCTTCTGGTCACAATAGATTTGTTTCTGCCAGGtggctcttcatttctttggctGCTATTCTTAGTAATTCATAGATAAACTTAACTATGTGCTGATAAGCAGAGTATCAATCATCATTCTCTGATGAGTCATAGtttcaaattattaaaactgAGAAGAGAAGGTACTGATGCTCCCCCCCCACTTCTATAACTTCCTTCTTTCTAAACTAGATAGCTAAAGAGTgagtgttaaagaaaaaaataggcctACCTTGGAAATTTGCTCCTTGGTGGGCTAGAATGCACCAGACACACAGCCCGTGAAGGGCTTATGAATTGTAATTCATTGCCATATCAGAAAAATTTATTACCAATTCAAAATTGGagaatgaagaggaagagaaatttttaaatgaaacacagtatttttttcttttcacacacacaaaaaatgcaaatgattacATTCAAGGCTTCTTTTAACTCAAACCTGAACAATGTAAGACAAAATTGAATTTCTGTAGAAGTCCAAGTGATTTCAGCTTTAGGGTTTCTTATATTCACTTTGTCCCTTTCTCTGTTATCCCAAAGGTCATTTTTCCTGTTGACAGAGAGATTTTGTAAAAGTAACTGGTACATTACTTTAGAATTATATGGTACACCTCAATTTTCTCAAATGTCTAATCCCCAAAGGGTAAGTTTTCCACAGACTGTTtggaaacaattagaaaaaaatctttgcaaa encodes:
- the NIPAL1 gene encoding magnesium transporter NIPA3, whose protein sequence is MGGQVRLPPGEPCQEGYVLSLLCPNSSQAWCEITNVSQPLASSVLYRDLNSSRSNLSTSAKVENKYSLYVGLLLAIGSSIFIGSSFILKKKGLLQLAKKGVTRAGQGGHSYLKEWLWWAGLLSMGAGEGANFAAYAFAPATLVTPLGALSVLISAILSSYFLNEHLNIHGKIGCILSILGSTVMVIHAPQEEEVTSLHEMEMKLRDPGFISFAVVITVISLVLILIVAPKKGQTNILVYISICSLIGAFSVSSVKGLGIAIKELLEWKPVYKHPLVFVLLAVLVLSVTTQINYLNKALDTFNTSLVTPIYYVFFTSMVVTCSAILFQEWYGMKAGDIIGTLSGFFTIINGIFLLHAFKHTDITWSDLTSTTQKEVLSLNGGEDKYVLLENTECSTPGFNDDITLFSKPEDQSL